GAGGGGTTCGTCCTCGGGGTCGATCCGGGCGGGCCCGTCCGCCGCCGGCCGCTCGGGGCGCAGGGCGGCGACCTGGTCGCCGGTCAGCGCGGCGAACTTGCGGGTCCAGCCGTCGGGTCCGCCGAAGAAGCGGTGGATCAGCTGGTGGGCCCGGATCTCCAGGATGCTCGGGGTACGCGGGAGTTTGCCGAGCAGCAGGTCGTCGCGGTCACCGGGGCTGCGCGGCCGGGTCATGCACACCACCTCGGTGCCGCCGGAGGCCAGCCCGATCCAGGCGGTGTCGGGGCGTTTGGCGAGGGCGTCCGCGATGGCCTCGACGCCGTCGGGCGTGCAGCGCAGCCGCAGCATCCAGTGGTCCTGGCCGAGCCGCTGGGCGTCCCGGACGGCGACGACCCGCAGGCCGGCCTCGGCGCACAGCCGGCGGTAGCGCCGGGCGATCGTCTGGTCGGAGGCGTCCAGCACCTCCCCGATCCGGCTGAAGGAGGCCCGTCCGTT
The window above is part of the Streptomyces sp. NBC_01428 genome. Proteins encoded here:
- a CDS encoding Lrp/AsnC family transcriptional regulator, with the translated sequence MKMESHSLDSLDLQLLAALEVNGRASFSRIGEVLDASDQTIARRYRRLCAEAGLRVVAVRDAQRLGQDHWMLRLRCTPDGVEAIADALAKRPDTAWIGLASGGTEVVCMTRPRSPGDRDDLLLGKLPRTPSILEIRAHQLIHRFFGGPDGWTRKFAALTGDQVAALRPERPAADGPARIDPEDEPLVAALERDGRATYPELQRATGRSESAVKRRLSALLASGAVYIDVEYHSEILGYPLAACLWITAAPAALHSVGQALAAHDEVAFASATAGPSNIVVTAVVPDTAGLYAYLSGPLGRLDGVQYVETTPFLRRVKQLTYTRLR